The Dethiosulfovibrio salsuginis genome window below encodes:
- a CDS encoding type II toxin-antitoxin system VapC family toxin → MVDYILDACSLIAFFRGEKGSDCVAEILVNNDCAIHAVNWCEVLYDLMKSQEGESKVQEFSDDLRKCGVNIYETVDGDMCKEVACLKAKFFERKETLAFADCFALALSKRFDAPLVTSDKEMISVWDEYKIHFFRPPKLWFTPHPMIKKAMNGEIKIDRYTSESDIVPIVNRLIQETAWLLKASFLDRRRFEAGFYAVLEDSPDDGRSKTLSLNMGAELAELHNPSLLMEALLAGILAGAGYGPKLD, encoded by the coding sequence ATGGTAGATTATATCCTGGATGCCTGCTCGTTAATAGCCTTTTTTAGGGGCGAAAAGGGTTCCGACTGCGTCGCCGAAATATTAGTGAACAACGATTGCGCTATCCATGCCGTAAATTGGTGCGAAGTGCTTTATGACCTCATGAAGAGCCAGGAGGGTGAATCGAAGGTTCAGGAGTTTTCGGATGATCTACGGAAATGTGGAGTCAACATCTATGAGACCGTGGATGGTGATATGTGTAAAGAAGTCGCATGTCTCAAGGCTAAATTTTTCGAGAGAAAAGAGACGCTGGCCTTCGCCGACTGCTTTGCCTTGGCTCTCTCGAAAAGGTTTGATGCTCCCTTGGTGACCTCGGATAAAGAGATGATATCCGTTTGGGATGAATATAAGATACATTTCTTTAGGCCTCCCAAGCTTTGGTTCACCCCTCATCCCATGATAAAAAAAGCGATGAATGGGGAAATTAAGATAGATCGCTACACATCCGAGTCTGATATAGTTCCTATCGTGAATAGACTGATCCAAGAGACCGCTTGGCTTCTTAAAGCTTCCTTCTTGGATAGGAGAAGATTCGAAGCCGGGTTTTATGCCGTTTTAGAAGACTCTCCCGACGACGGAAGGTCGAAGACCCTTTCTCTGAATATGGGTGCTGAGTTGGCTGAGCTTCATAATCCGAGCCTTTTGATGGAAGCCCTTCTCGCAGGGATTCTTGCAGGGGCCGGTTACGGACCGAAACTAGATTAA
- a CDS encoding GntR family transcriptional regulator produces MERDRTPLREKVYNYLRSELAQGNLEPGRYIDMASMAESLNISKTPLRDALILLEADGIVTIYPRKGIMVNPVTVDTIRDIYQIGSGLESVLMISVFDYIAPVHINRMKDIIHQAMKDFELDDFSRAYDLNRLFHSVFHDLSVNVPLRKQLDDVYDRLFNFPARNFDSPEVKAEELDYWKEHTTIVELIEKGKKKEAADFIRDVHWTLKEGYTKALHVLLPCKG; encoded by the coding sequence GTGGAAAGAGATAGGACTCCCCTCAGGGAGAAAGTATATAACTATCTGAGAAGTGAGCTGGCTCAGGGCAATCTGGAGCCAGGCAGGTATATAGACATGGCTAGCATGGCGGAGAGCTTGAACATCAGCAAAACCCCCCTCAGGGACGCGCTGATATTGCTGGAGGCCGATGGAATCGTCACCATATACCCCAGAAAGGGAATAATGGTCAACCCGGTCACAGTCGACACCATCAGGGATATCTATCAGATAGGGTCGGGGCTGGAATCTGTCCTGATGATATCGGTGTTCGACTACATCGCTCCGGTTCACATAAACAGGATGAAAGACATAATCCACCAGGCGATGAAGGATTTCGAGTTAGACGACTTCAGCCGGGCATACGACCTCAACAGGCTGTTTCACTCGGTTTTTCACGACCTTTCGGTAAACGTGCCTCTGAGAAAGCAGCTCGACGACGTCTACGACAGACTGTTCAACTTTCCCGCCAGGAATTTCGACTCCCCGGAGGTCAAGGCGGAGGAACTGGATTACTGGAAGGAGCACACCACCATCGTGGAGCTAATAGAGAAAGGAAAGAAGAAGGAGGCCGCCGACTTCATCCGGGACGTCCACTGGACCCTGAAGGAAGGCTACACCAAGGCCCTTCACGTCCTCCTGCCCTGCAAGGGATAA